The Pirellulales bacterium genome contains a region encoding:
- a CDS encoding carbon-nitrogen hydrolase, producing MSHSPNPTDKRSTSSSAKVTIALVQMSCVSSQDRNVEKAVARIAEAASAGAQIVCLQELFAGQYPCQSEDHARFGDAEPIPGPTSQRIAAAARQHQVAVVGSFFERRAAGLYHNTAVIFDADGSTAGVYRKMHIPDDPLYYEKFYFTPGDLGFASFPTRFGKLGTCVCWDQWYPEAARLTALTGAQIIFYPTAIGWHPSEKEEYGASQHAAWETMMRSHAIANGVFVAASNRTGSEGDIEFWGASFVADPNGNILARASHNAEETLIVECNLDQIDVVRTHWPFLRDRRIDAYQGLTQRYLD from the coding sequence ATGAGCCACAGCCCCAACCCAACCGACAAGCGGTCAACTTCTTCGTCGGCCAAAGTGACCATCGCACTGGTGCAGATGAGTTGCGTCTCTTCGCAAGATCGCAACGTCGAGAAGGCCGTTGCCCGCATTGCCGAAGCCGCCAGCGCCGGCGCGCAGATCGTCTGCCTGCAAGAGTTGTTTGCAGGGCAATACCCGTGCCAGAGCGAAGACCATGCGCGGTTCGGCGATGCCGAGCCGATCCCAGGCCCCACGAGCCAACGCATCGCCGCCGCTGCCCGCCAACACCAGGTGGCCGTGGTCGGTTCGTTTTTCGAGCGGCGCGCGGCGGGGTTGTATCACAATACCGCCGTGATCTTCGATGCGGACGGCAGTACGGCGGGCGTCTATCGCAAGATGCACATCCCGGACGACCCTCTTTACTACGAGAAGTTCTATTTCACGCCAGGCGACTTGGGCTTTGCCAGCTTTCCGACGCGCTTTGGCAAGTTGGGCACATGTGTCTGCTGGGACCAATGGTATCCCGAGGCAGCCCGGCTAACCGCACTGACCGGCGCGCAGATTATTTTCTATCCGACTGCTATCGGCTGGCACCCCAGCGAGAAAGAAGAATACGGCGCCAGTCAGCATGCGGCATGGGAGACAATGATGCGCAGCCATGCCATCGCCAATGGCGTCTTCGTGGCGGCCTCGAATCGCACGGGCAGCGAAGGTGATATCGAGTTTTGGGGCGCGTCGTTTGTCGCCGATCCGAATGGCAATATCCTGGCTCGCGCCAGTCACAATGCCGAAGAGACGCTGATCGTGGAGTGCAACCTGGACCAGATCGACGTAGTGCGCAC
- the bioD gene encoding dethiobiotin synthase produces MTHQQPVGLFITGTDTEVGKTYIAARIAHALHAAGRRVGIYKPVASGCRALGDELVSEDAVALWNAAGRPGELDRVCPQRFAAPLAPHLAARAAGFEISAEQLRTGLDYWRDRSDVLVVEGAGGLLSPVGDDDYVANLVADFGFPLIVVSDNSLGTIHRTLSTLVVAATCGEGLDVAGVILNQVRPDAQDASVASNLAELRARCVPKVLGLVGWQGELPQEIDWLELAAS; encoded by the coding sequence ATGACACACCAACAGCCTGTGGGCCTGTTCATCACTGGGACCGATACCGAGGTCGGCAAGACGTACATCGCGGCGCGCATCGCACACGCCTTGCACGCCGCGGGACGTCGTGTGGGCATTTACAAACCGGTGGCCAGCGGTTGCCGGGCCTTGGGCGATGAACTGGTGAGCGAGGATGCCGTGGCACTATGGAACGCGGCAGGGCGTCCTGGGGAACTCGACCGCGTTTGTCCGCAGCGATTTGCCGCGCCGCTGGCACCACACCTGGCGGCCCGCGCCGCCGGGTTCGAGATTTCCGCCGAACAATTGCGCACGGGGCTCGACTACTGGAGGGACCGTAGCGACGTGCTGGTGGTCGAAGGCGCAGGCGGACTACTCTCGCCCGTCGGTGACGACGATTACGTCGCCAACCTAGTGGCCGATTTTGGCTTTCCACTGATCGTTGTCAGCGACAACTCGTTAGGAACGATTCACCGCACGCTATCGACGTTGGTCGTCGCGGCGACTTGTGGCGAAGGTCTGGACGTGGCCGGCGTGATCCTCAATCAGGTCCGACCGGACGCGCAAGATGCCAGTGTCGCGTCGAACCTTGCCGAGCTGCGCGCGCGCTGCGTCCCCAAGGTGCTCGGCCTGGTGGGGTGGCAAGGCGAGCTGCCGCAGGAGATTGATTGGCTCGAACTGGCCGCGTCCTAG
- a CDS encoding alpha-amylase/4-alpha-glucanotransferase domain-containing protein, with translation MPHTIRLALVLHNHQPIGNFDGVFEQAYQDSYRPFLEVFRRFPSLQICLHTSGSLMEWLAARHPEYLDELAELVSQGRIEIIGGAFFEPILSMIPPRDRIGQIRSYTQWLEARLRCKVRGMWIPERVWEPTMVSDLVEANIHYTVLDDFHFRNAGLSPELLDGYFISENDGQILAIFPGSERLRYTIPFAAPEATVDHLRSIAERRPEAVVVFGDDGEKFGTWPETKRHVYDDGWLSRFFEALVANESWIKTTTLAEAIDNVPPNGKIYLPDSSYREMTEWALPTAQLLEYERVRHELEHDPHWPVLSQFVRGGFWRNFKVKYPEADEMYTRMLMISRRVAEAEESRQNRTLVEAARSELYRGQCNCSYWHGAFGGIYLPHLRNAVYRSLIAADNLLDRAAERTDPWIEAVVGDFNLDARQEVYLANDKLAALVRPWRGGLLYELDVRSICLNLMATLARQPEAYHRKVLAGPNSNADGVSSIHDRVVFKQPGLNDRLQYDTLPRKSLIDHFFDADATLESVAGGKSLERGDFASGAYEARLRRNPNRIQVQLSRQGNAWGHPLKITKGITLEAGSSTLEIAYLIEGLEPAQSFHFGVEFNFAGMPSGCDDRYFHDGDGHRLGHLGQQLNLADARSLNLVDEYLGIDVGWKASRASGVWTYPIETVSQSEGGFELVHQSVVVQPHWMVQADASGRWSVTMELTMDTSMAERRHEQRAVAALT, from the coding sequence ATGCCACACACGATTCGCCTCGCTCTCGTTCTGCACAATCATCAGCCGATCGGCAACTTCGACGGCGTCTTCGAACAGGCCTATCAGGACAGCTACCGGCCGTTCTTGGAAGTGTTTCGCCGCTTTCCTTCGCTACAGATCTGCTTGCATACCAGCGGCTCGCTGATGGAGTGGCTCGCGGCCCGCCATCCCGAGTACCTGGATGAGCTGGCGGAATTGGTTTCGCAAGGGCGCATCGAAATCATTGGCGGGGCGTTCTTCGAGCCGATCTTGTCGATGATCCCTCCGCGCGACCGCATCGGCCAGATCCGCAGCTATACCCAATGGCTCGAGGCGCGGCTGCGATGCAAAGTGCGCGGTATGTGGATTCCCGAGCGGGTCTGGGAACCGACCATGGTCAGCGACCTGGTCGAGGCCAACATCCATTACACCGTGCTCGACGACTTTCATTTTCGCAATGCCGGTCTGTCGCCTGAGCTACTCGATGGGTATTTCATCAGCGAGAATGACGGGCAGATCCTGGCCATCTTTCCCGGCAGCGAGCGATTGCGGTATACGATCCCCTTCGCCGCGCCCGAGGCGACGGTCGACCACTTGCGGAGCATTGCCGAGCGGCGGCCCGAGGCCGTGGTCGTTTTCGGCGACGACGGCGAGAAGTTCGGCACCTGGCCCGAGACCAAGCGTCACGTCTACGACGACGGGTGGCTGTCCCGTTTCTTCGAGGCGCTCGTGGCCAACGAAAGTTGGATCAAAACCACCACGCTCGCCGAGGCCATCGATAACGTTCCGCCCAATGGCAAAATCTATCTGCCCGACAGTAGCTATCGCGAGATGACCGAATGGGCGCTCCCTACCGCCCAGCTTTTGGAATACGAGCGCGTGCGGCACGAACTGGAGCATGATCCGCATTGGCCCGTCTTGTCGCAGTTCGTGCGCGGCGGCTTTTGGCGCAACTTCAAGGTGAAGTATCCCGAAGCTGACGAAATGTACACGCGGATGCTGATGATCAGTCGGCGCGTGGCCGAGGCCGAAGAAAGCCGGCAGAATCGCACCTTGGTCGAGGCGGCCCGCAGCGAGCTTTATCGAGGCCAGTGCAATTGCAGCTACTGGCACGGCGCGTTCGGCGGCATCTACCTGCCCCACTTGCGCAATGCCGTGTATCGCTCGTTAATAGCTGCCGACAATCTGCTCGATCGCGCGGCCGAGCGCACGGATCCCTGGATCGAAGCCGTGGTCGGTGATTTCAATCTCGATGCACGCCAGGAAGTCTATCTGGCCAACGACAAGCTCGCGGCACTGGTCAGGCCGTGGCGCGGCGGGCTACTTTACGAGCTCGACGTCCGCAGCATCTGTTTGAATCTGATGGCAACGCTGGCGCGCCAGCCCGAAGCGTATCACCGCAAGGTGCTGGCCGGTCCGAACTCCAATGCCGATGGGGTCAGCAGCATTCATGATCGCGTCGTCTTCAAGCAGCCCGGCCTGAACGACCGCCTGCAATACGACACGTTGCCGCGCAAGAGCCTGATCGACCATTTCTTCGACGCCGACGCGACATTGGAAAGCGTCGCTGGTGGCAAGTCACTCGAACGGGGTGACTTCGCTAGCGGCGCCTACGAAGCACGCTTGCGACGCAACCCGAACCGGATTCAGGTGCAGCTCTCGCGGCAGGGCAACGCCTGGGGACATCCGCTGAAGATCACCAAGGGCATCACGCTGGAAGCCGGCAGCTCGACGCTCGAAATCGCTTACCTGATCGAGGGACTGGAGCCCGCTCAGTCGTTCCATTTTGGCGTGGAGTTCAATTTCGCCGGGATGCCATCGGGCTGCGACGACCGGTACTTTCACGACGGCGACGGTCATCGGTTGGGCCACTTGGGCCAACAGCTCAATCTGGCCGATGCTCGCTCGCTGAACCTGGTCGATGAATACTTGGGAATCGACGTGGGCTGGAAAGCCTCGCGCGCGAGCGGCGTATGGACCTACCCCATCGAAACGGTCAGCCAATCGGAAGGGGGCTTCGAATTGGTTCACCAGTCGGTCGTCGTGCAGCCGCACTGGATGGTGCAGGCCGACGCATCGGGCCGCTGGAGCGTGACGATGGAATTAACGATGGATACCTCGATGGCCGAGCGCCGGCACGAACAGCGGGCGGTTGCCGCGTTGACCTAA
- the galT gene encoding galactose-1-phosphate uridylyltransferase — MPDLRKDPIVGRWVIIAKSRAKRPHDFESTPRVHGGKFCPFCEHNEETTPGEILAYRKPGSLPNREGWRVRVVPNKFPALEIEGDLNKRGEGIYDMMRGVGAHEVIIESPQHVLSTADLSEETLRDVFWAYRDRLVDLKKDRRLVYGMIFKNVGEAAGASLEHTHSQLIVTPIVPINVREEMIGSQEFYKYRGRCVFCDMVQQELATEKRIVIDTPGFVAFCPFASRFPFETWVLPKNHSSHYENIQKNGVEDLARIMKQVMGKIETALDRPAYNYILHTSPFDTQELNHYHWHIEIIPRLTKTAGFEWGSGFYINPVPPEEAAAFLREVDVDVQEPRTLPVSQTG, encoded by the coding sequence ATGCCAGACCTCCGCAAAGACCCGATTGTTGGCCGGTGGGTAATCATCGCCAAGAGCCGCGCCAAGCGGCCACACGATTTTGAATCCACGCCGCGCGTCCACGGCGGAAAATTCTGCCCCTTTTGCGAACATAACGAAGAGACCACACCCGGCGAGATCCTGGCGTACCGCAAGCCGGGCTCGCTGCCTAACCGCGAGGGGTGGCGCGTGCGCGTCGTGCCGAACAAGTTTCCAGCGCTCGAGATCGAGGGAGATCTGAACAAGCGCGGCGAGGGAATCTACGACATGATGCGCGGCGTGGGCGCCCACGAGGTGATCATCGAATCGCCGCAGCATGTGCTCAGCACCGCCGACTTGTCCGAAGAGACCCTGCGCGACGTCTTTTGGGCTTATCGCGACCGCCTCGTCGACCTGAAGAAGGATCGACGCCTGGTATACGGCATGATCTTCAAGAACGTGGGCGAAGCAGCCGGTGCCTCGCTCGAGCACACGCACAGTCAATTGATCGTCACGCCGATCGTGCCGATCAATGTCCGCGAGGAGATGATCGGCAGCCAGGAATTCTACAAGTATCGGGGGCGCTGCGTGTTTTGCGATATGGTGCAGCAAGAGCTAGCCACCGAAAAGCGGATCGTCATCGACACGCCGGGCTTCGTGGCATTCTGTCCGTTTGCGAGCCGGTTTCCCTTCGAGACCTGGGTGCTGCCCAAAAACCACTCCAGCCACTACGAAAACATTCAGAAAAACGGCGTCGAGGATTTGGCTCGCATCATGAAGCAAGTGATGGGAAAGATCGAGACGGCGCTTGACCGACCTGCGTACAATTACATCCTTCATACCAGCCCCTTTGACACACAGGAACTCAACCACTATCACTGGCACATTGAGATCATTCCGCGTCTAACGAAGACGGCAGGCTTCGAATGGGGATCGGGCTTCTACATCAATCCGGTGCCGCCGGAAGAAGCCGCCGCGTTCCTGCGAGAAGTCGACGTCGATGTACAAGAGCCGCGGACCTTGCCGGTCAGCCAGACTGGGTAA